The Desulforegula conservatrix Mb1Pa genomic interval ATAAGTGAATACGAAAGTACGGGTGTAAAGGCTATGCAAATTATGTCGTTTGCAAGCAGGGCCGAAAGAATTGCGCTCACAGACATAAGCACAAAGAGAAAAAATTTAGGCCTTTTTAGAATTGCGGCGATTTTTTCGGCTGTCCATGTGTAGAAACCTCCAAGCCTTAGCTGGGCAGATATGACCATCAGAGAATAAAGGAGAACTATGGTCGGGACATCTATGGATTTGACAGCTCTGTCAATTGAGACTGCTCCGGTTGCAGTCATGGCAATTGCACCGAGCAGGGCTATTCCGTTTCTGTCAAGATTAAGCCCTGGAATTCTGCCAAGGGCAATGCCTGCGTAGGTAAGGGAAAATATGATTATGGGTGTATAGTTCAAATGCTAAGACTCTGTTCAGATAAAGTGCCGATAATTTTATGTGGCTCTGTCTTATTTTCAGCTTGAGCGCCTTCGGCGAGTCGCTTTTTGTAAAAATCTCCGCAAAAACTTTATGATTATGTCAGATGCTTGGAAAACAATACTTTCGATATTTTTGTAAATCATTTTTTTCAGACCAGACAATCATACTGAAAATAGTACATAGCCATTTAATTCTATTGATATGGAGGGTATCAAAGTTGACAAGGTAGCAAGATGCCGGATCAAGTCCGGCATGACTCTGATGCCTTTTTCTGACTTTTTGCTACTCCATCAAAATTATTTTCAGCTTTCTGTGCCGGAATAATTCTTATTATCAGTTTGTATATAGACTTCGTTATCGCCAGATCGATTCCATATTCTTTCAAGATTTTCGAGCATTGCCTGTATAAGAGGATCGCTCTGTCTTGATCTCTGGTATGCGAATAAAAGCGGAATGCCGAATGTTTCCTTGTTCCATATTGCAACTTCACAGCTTTTAGCGCTTTTTCTTGCCCTGGTTTCTTCCATGAGTGTAAGTCCTATGCCTGCCGAGCTTAGGGTCAGCATTGTGTCCTCATCATCTGAAATCGCCACTTTTAGGGGCTTTAGTCCCTGCTTTTCGAATATTTCCTTTAAAATGGTGTTGAACGGGCAGTAGATACTCTGGAGAATCCACGGCATACAGGCAAGCTCTTGCCAACTGGCCTTGTCAAGTTCACCGGACAATGAGAATGGCCCGACTATTACCACGCTGCTTGTCTGGAGTTCCATGACCTTTACTTCAGGATGCGGATTCTTGCCATATGCGAATCCTCCATCTATTTTCCCTGCCTTTATGTCATCGAGTATTTCGCCTGAAGTGCTTTTTGTGACATTAAATTTGAGATCAGGACAAGAAGATTTCATTGATTTGAAAAGATCATGCAGCCTCAGGAATTCCGGATCTGAATTTACAGCGATCCGTGCTTCTCCTGTTACCTGTTTTTTTACCTGTCTCGCCTTCTGGATAAAGCAACCAAAACTTTCAAGAACCTTTGACGCTTCATCTTTGAGCATTGCGCCTTCTTTTGTAAGGATCATGCCCTTTGCATTACGTGAAAAAAGAGCGATTCCAAGTTCCTCTTCAATGGCCTTTATATGGGCGCTTATCGCAGGCTGGCTTGTAAAGAGCTGTTGTGCAGCCTTTGTCAGATTGCCTGTTTCAGCCACGGATAGGAATGTTTTTAAATGATAGAGTTCCATAAGAGAGGCCTTTGATACTGATATAAGAAAAACTGAACGCTCCCATAATTTAATGCGATTGGACTGCCAGTCCGGTTCAGGATAATTACCAGATAAAAAAAAAGGCGGCAAATATTTAAATTTGTTATTTATGAGGGCGCAAGATGGAA includes:
- a CDS encoding LysR family transcriptional regulator produces the protein MELYHLKTFLSVAETGNLTKAAQQLFTSQPAISAHIKAIEEELGIALFSRNAKGMILTKEGAMLKDEASKVLESFGCFIQKARQVKKQVTGEARIAVNSDPEFLRLHDLFKSMKSSCPDLKFNVTKSTSGEILDDIKAGKIDGGFAYGKNPHPEVKVMELQTSSVVIVGPFSLSGELDKASWQELACMPWILQSIYCPFNTILKEIFEKQGLKPLKVAISDDEDTMLTLSSAGIGLTLMEETRARKSAKSCEVAIWNKETFGIPLLFAYQRSRQSDPLIQAMLENLERIWNRSGDNEVYIQTDNKNYSGTES